Proteins encoded in a region of the Coffea eugenioides isolate CCC68of chromosome 4, Ceug_1.0, whole genome shotgun sequence genome:
- the LOC113768541 gene encoding uncharacterized protein LOC113768541: MAGREVREYTNLTDPKDKKWAGKGKERIDDEEITFQRMVAKMQEVAGERGGYLHGRGALDSDDLLYLKEQMEAEEDAERLLRRTEKRAFAAFKKAVSDTTTASVPLPLRVEPKPKSGIRQQDLLKRVVEVKPKRQRHAGSAEGNVSSVSSSGQVSDDRKPQTDRVQEKEVSPTRLANASDESKDDNPVKGLLLPYESSDDDD, from the exons ATGGCCGGAAGAGAGGTTCGAGAATACACAAATCTCACCGATCCAAAAG ACAAAAAATGGGCAGGAAAGGGGAAGGAGCGGATTGACGATGAAGAAATCACCTTCCAGCGCATGGTTGCCAAG ATGCAAGAAGTTGCGGGAGAACGTGGTGGTTACCTTCATGGACGAGGGG CCTTGGATAGCGATGATTTGCTATATCTGAAGGAGCAAATGGAAGCTGAGGAGGATGCTGAACGCCTTCTTCGTCGCACTGAGAAACGTGCATTTGCTGCGTTTAAG AAAGCTGTTTCTGATACTACAACAGCATCTGTTCCGTTGCCTCTTCGTGTTGAACCAAAGCCAAAAAGCGGGATAAG GCAGCAAGACTTGCTGAAAAGGGTGGTGGAAGTAAAACCCAAGCGCCAAAGGCATGCCGGCTCTGCTGAAGGAAATGTATCCTCCGTAAGCTCGAGTGGTCAGGTTTCAGATGATCGTAAACCTCAAACTGATAGGGTTCAGGAGAAAGAGGTTTCTCCGACTAGATTGGCTAATGCATCTGATGAATCAAAGGATGACAACCCTGTAAAGGGTTTGCTACTACCATATGAGAGTTCTGATGATGATGACTGA